The nucleotide window CAGAGGGGCCGCCGTCGTGACTCTTTTTTGCTTACTCGGCTGCACTCCCTAACCCGGGGAGTGGACCCAACCCTACACGGGCGGAGATGGGTTCTTTGTAGGAGTTCAGGTAAGCATGATGATCATGCATCACCGCCCCAGCCGGAAGCACGTCCCATAACGGACCCAGCTTTTTACGAATTTTGTGGGCATAGAACCGTGGCAGCTCTGACGTTTCGCCTTCCAGGAAATATCGGACCGACAGATCCGTATCCAATAATGTTCGGATCTTCGTGTAGTATTTGATCCGGCCGAACCCTTCACTCGATACCGACCGAACCAGATTAAACCACCGTGGAATGACGCCGCGGTTCAGCACTAGGCGCCGAAGAATCATCGGCCAGGAAAAAGCATACCGGGAAAGATCTACGACATGATCGTAAAATTCCGGCCAGGCATAATGCTTGGGACGCACATTCATCGCGTGATGGTTATCGAGAAACTGAAAGGGAAATGGCAGAATACGCCCTTCCTGTTGCAATTTCCGGTTCAGGGGGGCCGCTTGGCCAAATGCCGTAAGCAGAGGAAACGCCGGGAAGGCCCCTGGGGCCAGATCCACAAATTGCTTGGTGAGCTCAAAGGGCTCAGGCCCCTGATCTGAATCCAATCCCAATACAAAATTGACCTGGACATAGGGGATATAGCGAAGGACCAGATTGATATGATCCGCCACCTGCCTTACTTTTGCCTGCCCGGTATAGCGACCGGTCCGGGATTTATCTCCCAGGTCATACCACGACTCAATACCCGGCAAAATCGCCTTGAATCCATTCCGGCGCAAATGTTTGAGATGAGGTTCGGATAGGAGCGACAGCGTACTTTCTGCTATGAAGTCGATGCTGTTGGGAGGGATCGCCGTTTCGATTGCCCTCATATATTCCTGAAAACGGATCCCGAAATTCGGGTCGTGCCAGGCAACCATCGGTCGTTTCATCTTCGTCCGCAGAAATTTTAAATCCTCGCTGATCTGGTCGAACGACAAGGGCTGATATTCGACACTGGCGTCCACACAAAACTCGCAGGTATAGGGACACCCCATGCTGCCGATCATGGGCACCACTTGAAAGGAGGTGGGAGACTTGGCGATGGTCGGCTCGATGAATTTCCACCGTTCCCGCACCCCCGGCAACTCGGTAGGCTGTCGAGCCGCTGCGCGCTGGACTCCAAACGGACGATGTGCTGAACAATCAGCCAGAATATCTTGAATCAGGTTCTTGTCGGTAAATCCCACCACATAGTCGAAATAACGGGCGGCATCCTGCGGATAGCTCCGCGCATGAGGCCCGCCTAGCACCGTCACGGCCCCGCGAGATCGAAACAGACTACTAATGGCATAGGCCGTCAGAGCCGATCGCGTAAAGGCCCCGATGAACACAATATCCGCCCCGTCCAACAATTCCCGCTGGAGGTCTTCGCGGCCGGTATAGCACACAAAGCGCACCTGATGGCCCAATTCCTC belongs to Candidatus Methylomirabilis lanthanidiphila and includes:
- a CDS encoding B12 binding domain protein; the protein is MRTRRVTILDLVTNGPTNSLYARVMNQNLASIMPQVVAVWCEELGHQVRFVCYTGREDLQRELLDGADIVFIGAFTRSALTAYAISSLFRSRGAVTVLGGPHARSYPQDAARYFDYVVGFTDKNLIQDILADCSAHRPFGVQRAAARQPTELPGVRERWKFIEPTIAKSPTSFQVVPMIGSMGCPYTCEFCVDASVEYQPLSFDQISEDLKFLRTKMKRPMVAWHDPNFGIRFQEYMRAIETAIPPNSIDFIAESTLSLLSEPHLKHLRRNGFKAILPGIESWYDLGDKSRTGRYTGQAKVRQVADHINLVLRYIPYVQVNFVLGLDSDQGPEPFELTKQFVDLAPGAFPAFPLLTAFGQAAPLNRKLQQEGRILPFPFQFLDNHHAMNVRPKHYAWPEFYDHVVDLSRYAFSWPMILRRLVLNRGVIPRWFNLVRSVSSEGFGRIKYYTKIRTLLDTDLSVRYFLEGETSELPRFYAHKIRKKLGPLWDVLPAGAVMHDHHAYLNSYKEPISARVGLGPLPGLGSAAE